The candidate division WOR-1 bacterium RIFOXYB2_FULL_36_35 nucleotide sequence TTTTTGTTTTGCGACAATATATGGAGAGAATATACCCTTTTTTTGTTTATTTCACCCCCTTACTTCAATTTACACAACTATTTATACACCAACGCGTAAATCATGATATTGATTTTCAATTTCATTTATAATAGTATTATAATATATGAAGAAAGAAGCAGGTATTTTCTTTGAGTTTTTGGCGGGCCATGGGCTTAAATTTACAAATCAGAGAAAAATAATTTTGAATATATTTTTAAACACAGAAGATCATTTATCTGTCGATGATTTATTTGTCCTTTCCAGAAGAGAGGATAAAACAATAGGGTATGCGACAGTCCATAGGACTCTAAAACTTATAAAAGAATCCGGACTTGGGAGGGAAGTAGATTTTGGCGAAAAAAGAAAAAGATTTGAACATCTTTTAGGACACAAACATCACGATCATCTTATCTGTACAAAATGTAAAGATACGATAGAAGTTTTTGATCCCAAGATTGAAAAACTTCAGGAAAAACTTGCCCAAAGATATGGTTTCAAGCCGTCTTTTCACAGAATGGAAATATTTGGATTATGTAAGAAGTGTAGTTTGTAAATTTTTTTTGCAATCAGATTGAAAATCATTTTCAATTAGATTGTTGTAAAGGAGAAGTTAAATGTCATATGGAATTTTTAGGAGAGTTTTTGTTTT carries:
- a CDS encoding transcriptional repressor; its protein translation is MKKEAGIFFEFLAGHGLKFTNQRKIILNIFLNTEDHLSVDDLFVLSRREDKTIGYATVHRTLKLIKESGLGREVDFGEKRKRFEHLLGHKHHDHLICTKCKDTIEVFDPKIEKLQEKLAQRYGFKPSFHRMEIFGLCKKCSL